The DNA window TCCGTACAGTCCTCTATCAGAATTTTCGCAAGCATGGACGCTCCGTTATTTTTGTCCAGCTCTTTGAAAAAGTCATAGCTCAAATCTTTCTTTTCCACAAACCGGTTCAGGATATCGACGACACGGCTCAGGGTCAGGACCCCCTCGGTGACCAGGTCAATCCCCTCCATATAGGCAATCGGCGGGATCTCCGGGTCCGTGTAGTCCATTGAAACCTTTAACGGCCTTCCGAGCTCCCTTGACAGGATGGTTGCGCTCGTTCCTCCCGAAACAATGCGCGACGCCGTCTCATCTTTCATAAATTCCCGGATAATTCTCTCATCGTCGTCCCTGTCCACCGGCGGTCCTGTCATCAGGTGCACCGGCCTCCTGTCAATGATCTGCATGACAGCCACCGTGGTGTCGTCTCCCGGCTTTTCCTCATAGAGCTTGTTGCACTCTTCACAGATTGCCGCCGCCAGACGGATGGAGGAAATCGGCCTCTCCCTCTGCGCCGCCGCAAACTGCGCGATATCCTTCCACGGCCATCCGAAGGTCATGGATTTGCCCACTCCCGCATGGATGGTGCCGTCGCTCATCAGAATCAGCGCATCACCCTTTTTCACGGTAAAACGGAATTCATTAATCTCTTTGTCCTTGATCACTTTCGTGTTCTTCGGAATCTTTACAACTTCGCCATCGCGGATAAAAATACAGCGCGGGTTGTCGTATTCCACCAGATAGGCTTCCCCGTTATTGAACACCTGGAGAATGGAAAACGTGGCATATGCCACCTGCCTGATCTGGCAGATCGGGAGTGTCTGGACTATGGTTTCCACGCACTCTTCCAGGGCGGCCCCGTTCAAAAACATCGTTCCCAGGATTTTGGCCGTCAGTGTGGAAAGGATGTTGGCCTTCACGCCGCTCCCCATCCCGTCCGCCAGTATCATAACATCGGAATCTTCTGTTTTTAAAAGTTCCACCGTGTCTCCGCACAGAATCTCGGAATACTTATTCAGACTCTTATAAGTGACATCTACGGTAATTCCCATTATCGGACCTCACTTTCGTTCCCATCGTCAATCAAAGAACAAAGTTTCGTAAGCGTCGTTTTCGTCTCTGCAGTGGTTTCACCCAGAAGCCCGGCGATTTCCTGGGCTACCATCATCTGTTTATAGATTACTTTCTGGGCCAGTTCAATTGTGGCTTTGCGTTTCTCATACTCCTGCTGTTCCTGCTTCTCCTCCCGCGTCACGTCGATAAACGTCGCGATTACCAGATTTCCCTTGGCTATATAGGCGATATTCTGGATGGTTGCCAGGTTTAACTCAGGATAAATCACTTTTTTGCTGTGAATGCTTGCGTGGGTCCTGAAGACCTCCTCCACATCCTCCGTATCGATAAATTCTCCCAGAAGGTGTCCCTTCATCTCCTTGCGCTTCAGGCTGAAATATTTCTCCGACGCGGCGGAACACTCCAGGATTTTCATATCCTCATCAATAATCATGATAATATTCGGCGAAGTCTCCATCACCAGATGGGACAGCGACCTTGCCCTGTCATAGAGGTAGGGGATGCACATATTGAGCTCCGCCTTCTTCTGGCAGACGGCAATCGCCTTGTCGCGGCAGGTCGGATAACCGCAGGCTCCGCAGTTTAATTCCTGCTCCGGCCTGTTTTTGCCCGTCTTCTTAAGGATTTCCCGGATTTCCTCCTCGGTCGGCATAATCTCCTTCATGGCCCTGTTTTTAAAGGTGCGGGCAATGGGAACCTTCCTTGCATTCTCATTCAGGGAGGACAAATCCGCCGCTTCCTTTGGAAGCATCTCTTCCAGATCCAGCTTCACCTTAAAACTCGAAACCGTGGCCGCCGTGGCAGGCCCGTTGATACAGCCGCCGTGGCAGGCGTTCATCTCGATAAAACAGCCCTCCACTTCCCCTGTCGTCATGGCTTCGCAGACATCCAGGCAGTCCTTCACACCGCTGACATAAAACTTGCGGTACTTATCGTGGCTCTTCTTGGTCGCCTCCACCGATGTGAGCAGCCCTCCGCTGATCGGGTAGCGCAGATTGGCTCCCAGATGGCGCTCGTCGAAATCGGTGTCCTCGCATTCATTTATCGTAATTCCTTCATCCTCCAGCCATTCCTTCAGCTCCTCAAAAGTGAGGACGGCGTCGGGCCTGACTGCTCTCATCTTCTCTTTCTCTGCGATGCAGGGGCCGGCAAACACAATGCGGGCCTCCTCCCCATACTCCTCCTTCAGCATTCTCGTATGGATGCCCGAAGGAATCAGCACCGGGGCCAGATCGTCAATCAGCTCGGGATAATGGATTTCTATCAGGTTCACTATGCTGGGGCAGGCCGTTGTGATGATATTCTTCATCTCGCCCTTTTCCAGCAGTTTTACATATTCTCCGGTCGCCATCGCAGCGGCCTCGGCCGTATCACGCACATCCGTAAATCCCAGCTTTGTGAAGGCCGATTTCACCTGTCCCCTCGTCCTGTAGTGAAACAGGCCGATATAGGCGGAGGAAAGCGACAGAATCACCGGTTTATCCTCGCTGAGAAACTGCTTCACCTTATCCAGCTCACTGGACATCTTCTTCGCCGACTGCGGGCAGCTTATCAGGCACTGGCCGCAGAGAATACAGCGGTTCGGCATAATGTAGGCATGGCCGTCACGGATCATAATGGATTTTACTTCACAGTCGCGGACGCATTTATAACAGTGCTTGCACATTGCGGCTTTGAAATCAATTATCGGCATCTTATTCTCCCTCTTATTTAAGCCGTCCTAAAATCTCTTTTTCAAAGAATTCTTCCGTCGTCTCCGGTTTTACGGAATATAATTCTCCGTCCACCGTCACACAGACTCCCTTCAGACAATTGCCTGAACAGAAATCTCCGTTCAAATCCACCTGGCCGTCCAGCTTGTTGTCACTGACAAGCTGCTGAAGTTTCTTAATCACTTCTCTGGAACCCTTCAGATGACAGGCACTTCCGATACAGATCGATACTCTCATGCTTAATCCTCCCTGAATTTTTGTTTCTTTTATCATTTATCACCAGGACCGTTTCCGTCCTTTTCGTTTCCCTTCCGTCGGCTGCACGGGACCCCTTTCCTTCCGCTGAAAAAGCTGTCGTTTTGTGCCGCCTTCCGGCTGTAATCATTATCTCATATTGTGATATTATTATCAATCGTTTCCGCTATGTTTTCTTGTATTTTTTTAAGGGCATTCCCTGCGTTTACCACGAATTTACACTAATTTCTTGAACTTTTAACAGTTTCTTTACAAAAAGGCAACTCTCCCACCGCCGTCAAAAAGGAGCTGCAAAATGGCACAAAACACAGTGGTGTTTCATGTCATTTTACAGCTCTTTCATGTTGTCCGTCTGCTATTTTTCCTTTTTCGATTCCGCTTCCAGGCTATTCTGTAAAACGCTTCCGAGGCCGCCCGCATAATCATCAATCTCTTTATACAACGTCTTCACGCTGTCAAGCTCCAGAATTTCATCGAAAAATCCGGTATCATAATTGATAATTGTCATTCCATTATCCGTCAGTATCTTCTTATTCGTTTCGTCAATCTCCAGCATAACGGGACGCATCTCCGCAAGCGCTTCATTTACCGCCTGATTCAGCGCTTCCTGATATTCCGGTGCAAGCCCGTCGTAGGCTTTCTTACTGATGCATATTTGATTTGCATATAAAATATGGTTTGTACAGGCCAAAAATTTCTGAATCTCATGGAGATTCGCTCCTGCTATCGTATCGGCCGCATTTTCCTCGGCGTCAATGATGCCGGACTGGAGCGCAAAGTAGACCTCTGACCATGCGAGGGGTGTCGGCTCCGCACCGATCGCCGTCCAGAACGCCATATGGTTGGAATTGCCCATCGTCCTGATTTGCATTCCCTTAAAGTCGGCAAGGTTGCTGAGATCCCGGTTTGCAGTCGTCAGACGGTAGGTCGCATTCTGCAAGATCCCCAGCAGATGTAATCCCGCCTCTTCGTAACCAAGGGACAGCTTCCGGCGAAACTCGGAATCCCCGCC is part of the [Clostridium] symbiosum genome and encodes:
- a CDS encoding SpoIIE family protein phosphatase, whose protein sequence is MGITVDVTYKSLNKYSEILCGDTVELLKTEDSDVMILADGMGSGVKANILSTLTAKILGTMFLNGAALEECVETIVQTLPICQIRQVAYATFSILQVFNNGEAYLVEYDNPRCIFIRDGEVVKIPKNTKVIKDKEINEFRFTVKKGDALILMSDGTIHAGVGKSMTFGWPWKDIAQFAAAQRERPISSIRLAAAICEECNKLYEEKPGDDTTVAVMQIIDRRPVHLMTGPPVDRDDDERIIREFMKDETASRIVSGGTSATILSRELGRPLKVSMDYTDPEIPPIAYMEGIDLVTEGVLTLSRVVDILNRFVEKKDLSYDFFKELDKNNGASMLAKILIEDCTELQLYVGKAINSAYQNPGLPFDLGIRQNLVRQLMTAVEKMGKRVTVTYY
- a CDS encoding NAD(P)H-dependent oxidoreductase subunit E: MRVSICIGSACHLKGSREVIKKLQQLVSDNKLDGQVDLNGDFCSGNCLKGVCVTVDGELYSVKPETTEEFFEKEILGRLK
- a CDS encoding TRAP transporter substrate-binding protein translates to MRRIHSFAGAALAAATAVFLTACGGVETGTEQEIKGAPGFEDLEPVELIGADSISKGAAGQIFFDKVAENVARITGGKLTIDLFHNGELGNDEELVRQMQYNDVQIMVSQTAPVVPFVPSLAALDLPMVFAKYDGDTIDAVCNGGDSEFRRKLSLGYEEAGLHLLGILQNATYRLTTANRDLSNLADFKGMQIRTMGNSNHMAFWTAIGAEPTPLAWSEVYFALQSGIIDAEENAADTIAGANLHEIQKFLACTNHILYANQICISKKAYDGLAPEYQEALNQAVNEALAEMRPVMLEIDETNKKILTDNGMTIINYDTGFFDEILELDSVKTLYKEIDDYAGGLGSVLQNSLEAESKKEK
- a CDS encoding [Fe-Fe] hydrogenase large subunit C-terminal domain-containing protein, translated to MPIIDFKAAMCKHCYKCVRDCEVKSIMIRDGHAYIMPNRCILCGQCLISCPQSAKKMSSELDKVKQFLSEDKPVILSLSSAYIGLFHYRTRGQVKSAFTKLGFTDVRDTAEAAAMATGEYVKLLEKGEMKNIITTACPSIVNLIEIHYPELIDDLAPVLIPSGIHTRMLKEEYGEEARIVFAGPCIAEKEKMRAVRPDAVLTFEELKEWLEDEGITINECEDTDFDERHLGANLRYPISGGLLTSVEATKKSHDKYRKFYVSGVKDCLDVCEAMTTGEVEGCFIEMNACHGGCINGPATAATVSSFKVKLDLEEMLPKEAADLSSLNENARKVPIARTFKNRAMKEIMPTEEEIREILKKTGKNRPEQELNCGACGYPTCRDKAIAVCQKKAELNMCIPYLYDRARSLSHLVMETSPNIIMIIDEDMKILECSAASEKYFSLKRKEMKGHLLGEFIDTEDVEEVFRTHASIHSKKVIYPELNLATIQNIAYIAKGNLVIATFIDVTREEKQEQQEYEKRKATIELAQKVIYKQMMVAQEIAGLLGETTAETKTTLTKLCSLIDDGNESEVR